The following are encoded together in the Juglans microcarpa x Juglans regia isolate MS1-56 chromosome 2D, Jm3101_v1.0, whole genome shotgun sequence genome:
- the LOC121251113 gene encoding signaling peptide TAXIMIN 1: MCSGDGDCRPLGFLLGLPFAFLSLLISIVGIVVWIVGLLLSCICPCCFCVTVLVELALELIKAPIHVMEWFTSQIPC; encoded by the exons ATGTGTAGCGGAGATGGAGATTGCAGGCCGTTGGGTTTTCTTCTTGGCCTTCCTTTTGCTTTTCTCTCCCTCCTCATCTCCATAGTCGGCATCGTCGTCTGGATCGTCGG ATTATTGCTGAGCTGCATCTGCCCATGCTGTTTCTGCGTTACTGTGTTAGTGGAGCTGGCTTTGGAGTTGATCAAGGCTCCGATTCATGTAATGGAGTGGTTTACTTCTCAGATTCCCTGTTAG
- the LOC121251189 gene encoding seed biotin-containing protein SBP65-like produces the protein MASKQTHRENSTGEKDRVPTLTSHFESLADKVKDQEREETENQREKHTDQTRGKGSYVVGKFENVEDQNDVGKAKGGEGEGTDIGEGRKEGKEVSEGQERKEQPSLEDISKLRAKAQQNSLDTLRAAEERYEKAKESVSQGVGAATVYTKEKAAQTKDTVLDKGRAVKDSAAEKGAQAKETVTSTAKTAADYTASTAEKAKDYALQKAVEAKEVVVRAGETTVHNVEEKAEDLKDRTAVAGWTAAHYSCEKAVEGTKAAARAVKETAEYAGHKAAEIASKPLSAAKDVAVGTGESAKEYTARKKEETERVLKAKRSAENQGDNMEEESKVQQTKTKEVEEEGKPSESVMQESFQRMQENGRGNRGGILGAIAETIAEIAQQTKELIIGQHKT, from the exons ATGGCTTCCAAGCAAACGCATAGAGAGAACTCCACAGGCGAGAAAGACAGGGTCCCAACGCTGACCAGCCACTTTGAGTCTTTGGCTGATAAAGTGAAAGATCAGGAGAGAGAAGAGACTGAGAATCAGAGAGAGAAGCATACTGATCAAACAAGGGGAAAGGGATCCTATGTTGTGGGgaagtttgaaaatgttgaagatCAGAATGATGTGGGTAAGGCTAAAGGTGGGGAAGGTGAAGGTACTGATATAGGTGAGGGACGAAAAGAAGGCAAAGAGGTTAGCGAGGGtcaagagagaaaagaacaacCTTCTCTAGAAGATATTTCCAAGCTCAGAGCAAAAGCGCAGCAAAACTCGTTAGACACACTACGGGCGGCGGAGGAGAGGTATGAGAAGGCAAAAGAATCCGTGAGCCAGGGAGTCGGTGCTGCAACCGTGTATACCAAAGAGAAGGCTGCACAAACAAAGGATACTGTCCTAGATAAAGGTCGGGCAGTTAAAGACAGTGCAGCAGAGAAGGGTGCACAAGCAAAGGAGACCGTTACCAGCACAGCTAAGACAGCTGCGGATTACACAGCATCAACGGCAGAGAAAGCTAAGGACTATGCGCTACAAAAGGCAGTGGAAGCGAAAGAAGTGGTTGTGCGTGCAGGGGAGACCACCGTCCATAACGTTGAGGAAAAGGCTGAAGATTTGAAGGACAGGACTGCCGTGGCGGGGTGGACTGCAGCACATTACTCGTGCGAGAAAGCCGTGGAGGGAACTAAAGCAGCAGCAAGGGCTGTTAAAGAAACAGCAGAGTATGCAGGACATAAGGCTGCCGAGATTGCATCCAAACCATTGTCTGCTGCCAAGGATGTTGCTGTAGGCACAGGAGAGAGTGCAAAGGAGTATACAGctaggaagaaagaagaaacagagagagTATTGAAGGCTAAGAGATCAGCCGAAAATCAG GGAGACAACATGGAAGAGGAATCGAAGGttcaacaaacaaaaacaaaagaggtGGAAGAAGAGGGCAAACCGTCCGAGAGTGTCATGCAAGAAAGCTTTCAGCGAATGCAAGAAAATGGCAGAGGAAACAGGGGTGGGATACTTGGAGCCATTGCAGAAACTATAGCTGAGATTGCTCAGCAGACGAAAGAGCTAATTATTGGGCAGCACAAGACTTGA